A section of the Roseovarius sp. W115 genome encodes:
- a CDS encoding NAD(P)H-dependent oxidoreductase subunit E translates to MALDDRNGVWKSGKGKGRHTPKGRQLTDQAWQEVRDLLGDTPRRRDLLIEFLHLIQDKYGHLSAAHIRALAEELRIAQAEIYEVATFYAHFDVVKEGDVPPPALTIRVCDSLSCELAGAQQLKSALEEGMNPAHVRVLRAPCMGRCDTAPVLELGHNHIDHATVEKVEAAIAADDTHAHVPEYEGFAAYKAAGGYAKLAEIRAAGEFETIQQELLDSGLRGLGGAGFPSGRKWGFVRAEAGPRYLAVNGDEGEPGTFKDRYYLERTPHLFLEGMLIAAWAVEAETCFIYMRDEYPAVLEILAREIKALEDAGIVSEGYIDLRRGAGAYICGEESAMIESIEGKRGLPRHRPPFVAQVGIFNRPTLVNNVETLYWVARVLREGKEILSGVEKNGRVGLRSYSVSGRVKNPGVHLLPAGSTITDIIEASGGMLDGHTFKAYQPGGPSSGLLPSSMNDIPLDFDTLQPHGSFIGSAAVVVLSDQDSAKEAAINMLKFFEDESCGQCTPCRVGCEKAVKLMQADTWDQGLLEELSQTMVDASICGLGQAAPNPIRLTMKHFPEEV, encoded by the coding sequence ATGGCTTTGGACGATCGCAACGGCGTTTGGAAATCTGGGAAGGGCAAGGGGCGCCACACGCCCAAGGGCCGTCAGCTGACGGATCAGGCCTGGCAGGAGGTGCGTGATCTGCTGGGCGACACGCCGCGTCGTCGCGATCTGCTGATCGAGTTTTTGCACCTGATTCAAGATAAATATGGCCATCTCTCAGCCGCTCACATCCGCGCGCTTGCCGAGGAGCTGCGCATCGCGCAGGCTGAGATTTATGAGGTGGCCACCTTCTACGCGCATTTCGACGTGGTGAAAGAGGGCGATGTCCCGCCACCAGCGCTCACCATTCGGGTGTGCGATTCCCTGTCCTGTGAGTTGGCCGGTGCGCAGCAACTCAAATCCGCTTTGGAAGAGGGTATGAACCCCGCCCATGTACGCGTCCTGCGCGCGCCCTGCATGGGCCGCTGCGACACAGCACCGGTGCTGGAGTTGGGCCACAACCATATTGATCATGCGACGGTCGAAAAGGTGGAGGCTGCGATTGCGGCAGACGACACTCATGCACATGTGCCGGAGTATGAGGGTTTCGCGGCCTACAAGGCGGCAGGCGGCTATGCCAAACTCGCTGAGATCCGTGCGGCTGGTGAGTTTGAGACCATTCAGCAAGAGCTTTTGGACTCAGGTCTGCGTGGTCTTGGTGGGGCGGGTTTCCCGTCGGGCCGGAAATGGGGTTTTGTGCGGGCTGAAGCGGGTCCGCGCTATCTCGCTGTGAACGGCGATGAGGGCGAGCCGGGTACGTTCAAGGACCGCTATTACCTCGAACGCACGCCGCATCTGTTCCTGGAAGGCATGCTCATTGCCGCTTGGGCGGTCGAGGCCGAGACCTGCTTCATCTACATGCGCGATGAATACCCCGCTGTGCTTGAGATTTTGGCACGTGAGATCAAGGCTCTGGAAGACGCGGGCATTGTGTCTGAGGGATATATCGACCTGCGCCGCGGAGCAGGGGCCTATATCTGCGGCGAAGAAAGCGCGATGATCGAAAGCATTGAAGGCAAGCGCGGTCTGCCGCGTCACCGCCCACCTTTTGTGGCGCAAGTGGGCATCTTCAATCGCCCGACATTGGTGAACAACGTTGAAACGCTTTACTGGGTGGCCCGTGTCTTGCGTGAAGGCAAAGAAATCCTGTCCGGTGTCGAGAAAAATGGCCGTGTCGGGTTGCGCTCTTACTCGGTCTCGGGGCGTGTCAAAAACCCCGGCGTGCATCTGCTGCCCGCAGGCTCAACGATCACCGATATCATCGAGGCGTCGGGCGGTATGCTTGATGGTCACACATTCAAAGCGTACCAGCCGGGTGGACCGTCCTCGGGGCTGTTGCCCAGCTCTATGAACGACATTCCGCTCGATTTTGACACGCTGCAACCGCATGGCAGCTTTATTGGCTCTGCTGCCGTGGTGGTTCTGTCGGATCAGGACAGCGCGAAGGAAGCGGCGATTAACATGCTTAAATTCTTTGAGGATGAAAGCTGTGGTCAATGCACACCCTGCCGCGTGGGCTGTGAGAAGGCCGTCAAGCTGATGCAGGCGGACACCTGGGATCAGGGCCTTCTGGAAGAGCTGAGCCAAACCATGGTCGATGCGTCCATCTGCGGATTGGGGCAGGCGGCCCCGAACCCGATCAGACTGACGATGAAACATTTCCCGGAGGAGGTGTAA
- the fdhF gene encoding formate dehydrogenase subunit alpha, translating to MSDTVKFTLDGKEITAEKGLTIWEVAHGRGLVIPHLCHKPAPGYRPDGNCRACMVEVEGERTLVASCIREAADGMVVTTNSTRAETARKMVVEMLVTDQPERAEAHDQSSHLWDMADMNGVAQSRLPKLEKDRIPLLDDSHVAMSVNLDACIQCGLCVRACREVQVNDVIGMAGRGHDAYPVFDQADPMGDSTCVACGECVQACPTGALMPASVVDDAQVGDSKDYDHEVKSVCAFCGVGCQISMKVKDGKIKYVEGINGPANEGRLCVKGRFGYDYIHHQHRLTKPLIRREDAPAKGLNVNPDNWQDFFREASWDEALDVAAGGLKGRGREVAGFGSAKCTNEEAYLFQKFIRQGFGHNNVDHCTRLCHASSVAALIENVGSGAVTAGFNDIKDADVAIVIGANPVENHPVAATYFKQFTKRGGKLIVMDPRGVGLRRFATHMLQFKPGADVSMLNAIMHVIVEEGLYDQQYIEAFTENWEAEKEHLAQFAPEKMEELCGIPAETLRAVARDFATAKAGMIFWGMGISQHIHGTDNSRCLISLALMCGHVGRPGTGLHPLRGQNNVQGASDAGLIPMFLPDYQSVTDDGVRSAFTDVWETGDFSNEKGLTVTEIMDAVHDGAIKAMYVLGENPAMSDPDVEHARDALAKLDHLVVQDIFITETANYADVILPASALYEKSGTVSNTNRTVQMLRPAVPPPGEAREDWWIEVELAKRCGLPWTYTHPSEVFAEMAVNMRSLDNITWERLENEAVTYPSLSPEDPGQSVVFGDAFPRPEGRARFTPASVIPPDDLPDADFPMVLTTGRQLEHWHTGSMTRRATVLDAVEPEANCSLHPSTLRQLGVEPGGMVRITTKRGSIEIMARADRAIAPDMVFVPFAYVEAAANILTNPAVDPYGKIPEFKYSAVRVEAADASVVAAQ from the coding sequence ATGAGCGATACAGTCAAATTCACACTGGATGGTAAGGAAATCACCGCCGAGAAGGGGCTCACCATTTGGGAAGTGGCGCATGGTCGGGGTCTCGTGATCCCGCATCTCTGCCACAAACCCGCGCCGGGCTATCGCCCCGATGGCAACTGCCGGGCCTGCATGGTTGAGGTGGAGGGCGAGCGCACGCTGGTGGCTTCCTGCATTCGCGAAGCGGCGGATGGGATGGTCGTCACCACCAATTCCACCCGGGCTGAAACAGCGCGCAAGATGGTGGTTGAGATGCTGGTCACCGACCAGCCAGAGCGCGCGGAAGCGCATGATCAATCGAGCCACCTGTGGGATATGGCAGACATGAACGGTGTTGCGCAAAGCCGTTTGCCCAAGCTTGAGAAAGACCGCATTCCACTGCTGGATGACAGCCATGTCGCGATGAGTGTGAACCTTGATGCCTGCATTCAGTGTGGCCTTTGCGTGCGCGCCTGCCGTGAAGTGCAGGTCAATGACGTGATTGGCATGGCGGGGCGCGGGCATGATGCCTATCCGGTGTTTGATCAGGCCGACCCGATGGGCGACAGCACCTGCGTGGCTTGTGGCGAATGTGTGCAGGCCTGCCCAACCGGCGCGCTGATGCCAGCCTCAGTGGTGGATGATGCGCAGGTCGGGGACAGCAAGGACTATGACCACGAGGTCAAAAGCGTCTGTGCCTTCTGCGGTGTGGGGTGTCAGATCAGCATGAAGGTCAAGGACGGCAAGATCAAATATGTCGAGGGCATCAATGGGCCCGCCAATGAGGGGCGTCTCTGTGTCAAAGGCCGGTTCGGATATGACTATATCCACCACCAGCACCGTCTCACCAAACCTCTGATCCGGCGTGAGGATGCGCCGGCCAAGGGGCTCAACGTGAACCCGGATAACTGGCAGGACTTCTTCCGTGAAGCGTCATGGGATGAAGCACTGGATGTCGCGGCGGGCGGTCTGAAGGGACGCGGTCGTGAGGTGGCGGGCTTCGGCAGTGCGAAATGCACCAATGAAGAGGCGTATCTTTTCCAGAAGTTTATCCGTCAGGGCTTTGGCCATAACAACGTCGACCACTGTACGCGACTGTGTCATGCCTCCTCTGTGGCCGCTCTCATTGAGAATGTCGGCTCTGGCGCGGTAACGGCTGGGTTCAATGACATCAAGGACGCGGATGTGGCGATTGTCATCGGGGCCAACCCGGTTGAGAACCACCCTGTTGCGGCGACCTATTTCAAGCAGTTTACCAAACGCGGTGGCAAGCTCATCGTGATGGACCCGCGCGGCGTCGGCTTGCGCCGGTTTGCCACGCATATGCTGCAGTTCAAGCCCGGTGCGGATGTCTCCATGCTCAACGCGATCATGCATGTGATCGTCGAAGAGGGGCTCTACGATCAGCAATATATTGAGGCTTTCACCGAAAACTGGGAGGCTGAGAAAGAGCATCTGGCGCAATTCGCCCCTGAAAAGATGGAAGAGCTTTGCGGCATTCCGGCAGAGACTTTGCGGGCGGTCGCCCGTGATTTTGCGACCGCCAAGGCGGGCATGATTTTCTGGGGCATGGGGATCAGTCAGCATATCCACGGCACGGACAACTCACGTTGTCTGATCTCATTGGCACTGATGTGTGGCCATGTGGGCCGTCCAGGCACAGGTCTGCACCCGCTGCGCGGGCAGAACAACGTGCAAGGGGCGTCTGATGCCGGGCTTATTCCGATGTTCCTGCCGGATTACCAATCGGTGACGGATGACGGTGTGCGGTCTGCCTTTACCGATGTTTGGGAAACTGGCGACTTCTCCAACGAGAAGGGCCTGACCGTGACCGAGATCATGGATGCAGTGCATGACGGGGCCATCAAGGCGATGTATGTGCTGGGCGAAAACCCGGCCATGTCTGATCCGGATGTGGAACATGCGCGTGATGCGCTGGCCAAGCTCGATCATTTGGTGGTGCAGGACATCTTTATCACCGAGACAGCCAACTATGCGGATGTGATCCTGCCAGCCTCAGCGCTTTATGAGAAATCCGGGACCGTATCAAACACCAACCGGACCGTACAAATGCTGCGCCCGGCTGTGCCGCCCCCGGGTGAGGCACGAGAGGATTGGTGGATTGAGGTGGAGCTGGCCAAGCGCTGCGGTTTGCCTTGGACGTACACGCACCCATCTGAGGTCTTTGCCGAGATGGCGGTGAATATGCGCAGTCTCGACAACATCACGTGGGAGCGGCTTGAGAACGAGGCAGTCACTTACCCGTCGCTCTCACCAGAAGACCCCGGCCAGTCGGTTGTGTTTGGCGACGCCTTCCCACGCCCAGAGGGGCGGGCACGCTTCACACCTGCGTCTGTGATCCCGCCAGATGACCTGCCGGATGCTGATTTCCCGATGGTACTGACCACCGGGCGGCAGTTGGAGCATTGGCATACCGGGTCGATGACGCGCCGTGCCACGGTTCTGGATGCGGTGGAGCCTGAGGCCAACTGTTCGCTGCACCCCTCGACTTTGCGCCAGCTTGGGGTGGAGCCTGGCGGCATGGTGCGGATCACCACCAAGCGCGGCTCGATTGAGATCATGGCGCGGGCGGATCGTGCGATTGCGCCCGATATGGTCTTTGTGCCCTTTGCCTATGTCGAGGCGGCGGCGAACATTTTGACCAACCCGGCGGTTGACCCCTATGGCAAGATCCCCGAGTTCAAATATTCCGCCGTACGGGTTGAGGCGGCGGATGCAAGCGTTGTTGCAGCGCAATAA
- a CDS encoding tripartite tricarboxylate transporter permease, giving the protein MDIIFTSLGAGLLQAFEPLNLFMIFAGCLAGLFVGCMPGLGSVNGVAILLPITFLVPPTAAIIFLAALYYGAMYGGAISSITLGIPGASTAVATVFDGRPMAQQGKADKALMAAAVASFIGGTVSVILFTLFAPPLAAFALKFGPQEEFALMVLAFATFIGLGGDDIPKTIFSILLGLVLAAVGFDIISGQPRLIFFDMVEFQRGIGFLVLAIGIYGIGEMLWTLESTNGQIAMHKVKVTWARIQANFGDIKHYINSTWLGSFLGFFVGTLPAAGATPASLMSYGLSKTFSKDPDSYGKGNIAGVAAPEAANNAASTGSMLPMITLGIPGSPTTAILLGGMVIWGLRPGPLLFTESPDFVWGLIGSMYVANFVTVLLNIAMIPLFIRVLAMPFSILTPIIFVLCVLGVYATTDRMFDTWIMLLIGIAGYLLRKLNYPVAPAVLAIVLGPLAERSMRQSLIGSQGDVMTFFERPISLTCLILAFALMSYPLVLKYMRKRKAGAGT; this is encoded by the coding sequence ATGGACATTATCTTTACATCCCTCGGTGCGGGTCTTCTGCAAGCGTTTGAGCCGCTCAACCTCTTCATGATTTTCGCCGGATGTCTGGCGGGGCTCTTTGTCGGCTGTATGCCGGGGCTTGGGTCGGTCAATGGCGTGGCGATCCTCTTGCCGATCACGTTTCTGGTGCCCCCCACCGCTGCCATCATCTTTCTGGCCGCTCTCTATTACGGCGCTATGTATGGCGGCGCGATCAGTTCGATTACGCTTGGCATACCTGGGGCCTCTACGGCTGTGGCCACGGTCTTTGACGGGCGGCCCATGGCGCAACAGGGCAAGGCGGACAAGGCGCTCATGGCTGCTGCTGTGGCGTCATTTATCGGCGGCACGGTGTCGGTCATTCTTTTCACGCTTTTCGCACCACCGCTGGCGGCTTTCGCCCTCAAATTCGGACCGCAGGAAGAGTTTGCGCTTATGGTGTTGGCCTTTGCCACTTTCATTGGCCTTGGCGGGGATGACATCCCCAAAACGATCTTTTCCATCCTACTCGGGCTCGTTCTTGCCGCCGTGGGCTTTGACATCATCTCGGGTCAGCCGAGGCTCATCTTCTTTGACATGGTCGAGTTCCAGCGTGGCATCGGCTTTCTGGTGCTGGCCATTGGGATTTACGGCATCGGCGAGATGCTCTGGACGTTGGAAAGCACCAACGGCCAGATCGCGATGCATAAGGTCAAAGTGACCTGGGCCCGGATCCAGGCCAATTTCGGAGACATCAAGCACTACATCAATTCCACTTGGCTGGGCTCGTTCCTGGGCTTTTTCGTGGGCACATTGCCCGCAGCCGGGGCCACACCGGCGTCTCTGATGTCCTACGGGTTGTCCAAGACTTTCTCCAAAGATCCCGACAGCTATGGCAAGGGCAATATCGCGGGTGTGGCAGCACCAGAGGCCGCCAATAACGCGGCGTCTACCGGCTCGATGCTGCCGATGATCACGCTGGGCATTCCGGGCTCACCTACCACGGCGATCCTTCTGGGTGGCATGGTCATCTGGGGGCTGCGCCCCGGGCCGCTGCTCTTTACCGAAAGTCCAGATTTCGTGTGGGGTCTCATTGGGTCGATGTATGTGGCGAACTTTGTCACGGTGCTGCTCAACATCGCAATGATCCCGCTTTTCATCCGCGTGCTGGCCATGCCGTTCAGTATCCTGACGCCGATCATCTTCGTACTCTGTGTGCTGGGGGTTTATGCCACCACGGACCGGATGTTTGACACCTGGATCATGCTTCTCATCGGGATTGCAGGGTATTTGTTGCGCAAGCTCAACTACCCGGTGGCACCTGCCGTGCTGGCTATCGTTCTGGGGCCATTGGCGGAACGGTCGATGCGGCAATCCCTGATCGGCAGCCAGGGGGATGTGATGACCTTCTTTGAAAGGCCCATATCTCTGACTTGTCTGATCCTTGCCTTTGCGCTGATGTCCTATCCGCTGGTCTTGAAATACATGCGCAAACGCAAAGCGGGGGCGGGCACATGA
- a CDS encoding Bug family tripartite tricarboxylate transporter substrate binding protein, producing MTLLKTLTASAAALALTAPAALAEWQPRKPVEFIIMAGTGGGADQIARLLQGLIEKKDLSPRPFIPINKPGGSGAEALRYMQDKAGDNHTVMMTLNSFYTTPIIQEDLGVDVTQFTPIGLMAMDTFLLWVNTDREDITDLDSYVETVKAAGLDWKVGGTGSGQEDSVLTAMMEAAFEYDVTYIPFPGGGTVAKNLVGNQIDSTVNNPSEQMEFFRAGNSKPLVQFTGERMAAFPDTPTAKELGVDIEYYMQRSVNGPPGMDPEAVEWYTNLFQELFDSQEWQDFCTSDGLTCEAMMKGDDLANFHATQKDAHVKLIEQVGADAITGE from the coding sequence ATGACGCTATTGAAAACACTAACGGCAAGTGCCGCTGCACTTGCTTTGACGGCTCCGGCAGCCCTGGCGGAATGGCAACCGCGCAAGCCGGTTGAATTTATCATCATGGCCGGCACAGGCGGTGGTGCGGACCAGATTGCACGTCTGTTGCAGGGTCTGATCGAGAAAAAAGATCTCAGCCCACGTCCGTTTATTCCGATCAACAAGCCGGGTGGGTCTGGTGCCGAGGCGCTGCGCTACATGCAGGACAAGGCGGGTGACAATCACACCGTGATGATGACCCTCAACAGTTTTTACACCACACCGATCATCCAAGAAGACCTTGGGGTCGACGTGACGCAATTCACACCCATTGGCCTTATGGCGATGGACACGTTCCTTTTGTGGGTCAACACCGACCGCGAGGACATCACGGATCTGGACAGCTATGTCGAGACGGTGAAAGCGGCGGGGCTCGACTGGAAAGTGGGCGGCACGGGCTCGGGTCAGGAAGACAGCGTTCTGACCGCAATGATGGAAGCGGCGTTTGAATATGACGTGACCTATATCCCGTTCCCGGGTGGTGGCACCGTGGCCAAGAACCTGGTGGGCAATCAGATTGATTCAACCGTGAACAACCCCTCTGAGCAGATGGAGTTCTTCCGCGCGGGCAATTCCAAGCCTCTGGTGCAGTTCACTGGTGAGCGCATGGCGGCCTTCCCGGACACACCAACGGCCAAAGAGCTGGGCGTGGACATTGAGTATTACATGCAGCGCTCGGTCAACGGCCCTCCGGGCATGGATCCCGAAGCGGTGGAATGGTACACGAACCTCTTCCAGGAACTCTTTGACAGCCAGGAGTGGCAGGATTTCTGCACCTCTGATGGTCTGACCTGTGAGGCGATGATGAAGGGCGATGATCTGGCCAACTTCCACGCCACGCAGAAAGATGCGCATGTGAAGCTGATCGAACAGGTCGGCGCAGATGCGATCACAGGCGAATAA
- a CDS encoding tripartite tricarboxylate transporter TctB family protein: MTVRTAELLMGIATLLVSLGLMLNVYLDGLTIGWVEGRGPGAGMWPFWLSLGMALASLATILRWFMGATPESRSTDPYISQETIFIVGVSVVALFAFLLLMTIIGTYLALVLFMFFYVRIIGRHGWAMTTALVIGTPVFVYLLFEVALTKYLPKGWPIFEEGFLVIDNLRYEWFY, encoded by the coding sequence ATGACGGTTCGGACGGCTGAACTCTTGATGGGGATTGCGACCTTGCTGGTGTCGCTTGGGTTGATGCTCAATGTCTATCTGGATGGTCTGACCATCGGCTGGGTCGAGGGGCGGGGACCGGGGGCTGGCATGTGGCCCTTCTGGCTGTCACTTGGCATGGCGCTGGCCTCGCTTGCGACAATCCTGCGGTGGTTCATGGGGGCGACGCCGGAATCGCGCTCAACCGATCCCTACATTTCGCAGGAAACGATATTCATCGTGGGCGTCTCAGTCGTCGCCCTGTTTGCGTTTTTGCTGCTGATGACCATCATTGGCACGTATCTGGCGCTGGTGCTCTTCATGTTCTTTTACGTGCGGATCATCGGGCGGCATGGCTGGGCCATGACGACCGCTCTGGTCATCGGCACGCCGGTCTTTGTCTACCTGCTCTTTGAGGTGGCGCTGACCAAATACCTGCCCAAAGGCTGGCCGATCTTTGAGGAAGGGTTCCTTGTGATCGATAACCTGCGCTACGAATGGTTCTATTGA
- a CDS encoding GntR family transcriptional regulator → MKLQPIDTSVTLKDHIYERMRAAIRDMDLYAEDADLRLDERSLADQLGVSRTPLREVLIRLEQEGLLAVKPRRGIFVQRKTLTEILEMIVAWAALESMAARLAAEAATDDEIASLREMAAKHSLTKAGAEIAEYSDDNIRFHQRILDISHCKLLGVMAEGLFVHMHAVRRRAMGEEDRVSKSVVDHMGIIEALEARDGGLAADRVRDHTMRLHDHVRQFWRGAEQTDISKGEAR, encoded by the coding sequence ATGAAACTGCAACCCATAGATACGTCGGTCACGCTCAAGGACCACATCTACGAGCGGATGCGCGCGGCCATTCGGGACATGGACCTCTATGCCGAAGATGCCGATCTGCGCCTTGATGAGCGCAGTCTTGCAGACCAGTTGGGTGTCTCCCGCACACCTCTGCGCGAGGTGCTGATCCGGTTGGAACAGGAGGGCCTTCTTGCGGTCAAACCCCGTCGGGGCATTTTTGTTCAGCGCAAGACGTTGACTGAAATTCTCGAAATGATCGTCGCCTGGGCCGCGCTGGAAAGCATGGCGGCCCGGTTGGCGGCAGAGGCCGCAACCGACGATGAGATCGCGTCCTTGCGCGAAATGGCCGCGAAGCACTCTTTGACAAAAGCCGGGGCTGAGATTGCAGAATACTCCGATGACAACATTCGCTTTCACCAGCGGATTCTGGACATTTCCCATTGCAAGCTACTTGGAGTGATGGCGGAAGGGCTCTTTGTGCATATGCACGCCGTGCGCCGCCGGGCGATGGGCGAGGAGGATCGCGTGTCCAAATCCGTGGTCGATCACATGGGCATCATCGAGGCGCTGGAGGCGCGCGATGGTGGTCTTGCGGCGGATCGGGTGCGCGACCACACTATGCGATTGCATGATCACGTGCGCCAGTTCTGGCGCGGGGCAGAACAGACTGACATTTCCAAAGGAGAGGCCCGATGA
- the frc gene encoding formyl-CoA transferase produces MKALDGIKILDFTHVQSGPTCTQLLAWFGADVLKVERPGVGDATRKQLVDVPGADSLYFTMLNHNKRSIELNSKNETGKEVLTRLIEECDVLVENFAPGALDRMGFSWERIQEINPRIIMASVKGFGPGKYEDCKVYENVAQCAGGAASTTGFLDGPPLVTGAQIGDSGTGLHLALGIMTALFQRERTGRGQKVLAPMQDGVLNLCRVKLRDQQRLDAGPLKEYSQFGEGIPFGEATPRAGNDSGGGQPGRILKCKGWETDPNAYTYFITQAAVWEPICDVIGKPEWKTAEGYATPPERLDKLNEIFGAIEEWTMTKTKFEVMDICNPLNIPVGPILSTKELIEDEGLRATGTIVDVDHPERGTYASVGCPIKLSDSPVDVTRSPLLGEHTVEILRDVLGYEGEALQAVIESGAVGEAQKTAAE; encoded by the coding sequence ATGAAGGCGTTGGACGGTATCAAAATTCTGGATTTCACCCATGTTCAATCAGGGCCGACCTGCACGCAGCTTCTGGCGTGGTTTGGGGCCGATGTGCTCAAGGTCGAACGCCCTGGTGTGGGCGATGCCACGCGAAAGCAGCTGGTGGATGTGCCGGGCGCGGACAGTCTTTATTTCACCATGCTCAACCACAACAAGCGGTCGATTGAGCTCAATTCCAAGAACGAGACCGGCAAGGAAGTTCTCACACGTCTTATTGAGGAATGCGATGTGCTGGTCGAGAACTTTGCGCCGGGTGCCTTGGACCGGATGGGGTTCAGCTGGGAGCGTATCCAAGAGATCAACCCGCGCATCATCATGGCGTCGGTCAAGGGGTTTGGGCCGGGCAAATACGAGGACTGCAAGGTCTATGAGAACGTGGCGCAATGCGCGGGCGGGGCAGCCTCGACCACTGGTTTTCTGGACGGCCCGCCGCTTGTGACCGGGGCGCAGATCGGCGACAGCGGCACGGGGCTTCACCTTGCCCTTGGCATCATGACGGCACTTTTCCAGCGTGAGCGCACTGGCCGGGGCCAAAAGGTGCTGGCGCCGATGCAGGACGGGGTGTTGAACTTATGTCGCGTGAAGTTGCGCGATCAACAGAGGCTCGATGCGGGACCACTCAAGGAATACAGCCAGTTTGGCGAGGGCATCCCGTTCGGCGAGGCGACGCCGCGCGCGGGTAACGACAGCGGCGGTGGTCAGCCGGGGCGCATTCTGAAATGCAAGGGCTGGGAGACAGACCCCAACGCCTATACTTATTTCATCACGCAGGCCGCTGTGTGGGAGCCGATTTGCGATGTGATCGGCAAGCCGGAGTGGAAGACAGCAGAAGGTTACGCCACCCCGCCGGAACGGCTCGACAAACTCAACGAGATTTTTGGGGCAATCGAAGAATGGACCATGACCAAGACGAAGTTCGAGGTGATGGACATCTGCAACCCGCTTAACATCCCCGTGGGACCGATCCTGTCAACGAAGGAACTTATCGAGGATGAGGGCCTGCGCGCGACGGGCACGATCGTGGATGTGGATCACCCCGAGCGCGGGACCTATGCGAGCGTCGGCTGTCCCATCAAGCTCAGTGACAGCCCGGTGGACGTGACGCGTTCACCGCTTCTGGGCGAGCATACGGTGGAGATCCTGCGCGACGTTCTGGGCTATGAGGGGGAGGCCCTGCAAGCCGTCATCGAAAGCGGCGCCGTTGGCGAGGCCCAGAAAACGGCAGCGGAGTAA
- a CDS encoding universal stress protein, translating to MACALHQITLPVRGDGKGDNVFAHAAAIAKRFGAHVQVVHCRPAAQDLMPYGVVVPNFLRKQLEDVSRNMADVTEETLRDEFTALAEKFGLPVQLPARGQANTSFLEYTGKQADAVRHYGRLADLICVPKPEKSTNLGYNTLKSALFSSARPVMMCPEVEAVAPDLGRHVCIGWNGSLEATRALAMAMPLIEAAEAVTILTAGQDTHATSAEELVNYLDVRGVSARINSFEKDGNVGRKLLDHCASEGGDLLVMGAYHDSYERESIFGGNTQTVVEAAEIPIVLAH from the coding sequence ATGGCCTGTGCATTGCATCAGATCACATTGCCGGTGCGCGGTGACGGCAAAGGCGACAATGTCTTTGCCCATGCCGCCGCGATTGCCAAACGCTTTGGCGCGCATGTGCAGGTGGTGCATTGCCGCCCGGCGGCGCAGGATCTGATGCCTTATGGCGTGGTTGTCCCCAATTTCCTGCGCAAGCAATTGGAGGACGTGTCCAGGAACATGGCCGATGTGACCGAAGAAACCCTGCGCGACGAGTTCACAGCGTTGGCCGAAAAATTTGGCTTGCCGGTGCAACTTCCGGCGCGGGGTCAGGCAAATACATCGTTTCTGGAATACACTGGCAAGCAGGCCGATGCGGTGCGGCACTACGGGCGGCTGGCGGATCTGATCTGTGTGCCCAAGCCCGAAAAATCCACCAATTTGGGATATAACACACTGAAATCTGCGCTATTTTCGTCCGCACGACCTGTGATGATGTGTCCAGAGGTTGAAGCGGTCGCACCCGATTTGGGGCGGCATGTCTGCATAGGCTGGAACGGATCGCTGGAGGCCACCCGCGCGCTGGCGATGGCGATGCCCCTTATTGAGGCGGCCGAGGCTGTCACGATCCTGACGGCCGGGCAGGACACACATGCGACCAGTGCAGAGGAATTGGTTAACTATCTGGATGTCCGGGGTGTCAGTGCGCGCATCAACAGCTTTGAGAAAGACGGCAATGTCGGCCGCAAGCTCTTGGACCATTGCGCATCAGAAGGCGGCGACCTTTTGGTCATGGGCGCTTACCACGACAGCTATGAGCGCGAGTCGATTTTTGGCGGGAACACGCAAACCGTAGTCGAGGCTGCGGAAATTCCGATTGTTTTGGCGCATTAA